One window of the Nicotiana tabacum cultivar K326 chromosome 4, ASM71507v2, whole genome shotgun sequence genome contains the following:
- the LOC107825663 gene encoding transcription factor bHLH25-like, producing MAKDGMDYDGLSHQGSMESIDDFLLEDDFFNPNLIILSEMYSTLTPYFNSTSLSSCIIEENVQKALISPPSSSSSSSCSEVLISFSMPTKRDVEKSYFDPLTHHFEESTGNNNNIYKKNYVEAGDHAILERKRRQKLTQLFISLSKILPGLKKMDKASLLGDTIQYMKELQQRVKVLEKEIKNNPSKRSLAAKVPSDVSLSEGSDYSSNEEDIVPEINVRISDKSALIDIYCNKQGGVVGRILSEMERLHLSVRDMNIMSFSRTSLDISVVAEMENGFDVNVEDIVKALQSKLSGEIHYIV from the exons ATGGCAAAAGAT GGCATGGATTACGATGGCCTTAGCCACCAGGGCTCTATGGAATCTATTGACGACTTCTTACTTGAAGATGACTTCTTTAATCCTAACCTTATTATTCTCTCTGAGATGTACTCAACATTAACCCCTTATTTCAATAGCACAAGTTTGAGCTCTTGCATCATTGAAGAGAATGTGCAAAAAGCACTCATTTCTCcaccttcctcttcttcttcctcctcctgcTCTGAGGTTCTCATTTCTTTTTCGATGCCAACTAAAAGAGATGTTGAAAAATCATACTTTGACCCTTTAACGCACCATTTTGAAGAATCGActggaaataataataatatctacAAGAAGAATTATGTAGAAGCAGGTGATCATGCTATATTGGAGAGGAAACGTAGACAGAAGTTGACTCAGCTATTCATTTCCTTGTCAAAGATTCTTCCGGGCTTGAAGAAG ATGGACAAGGCTTCTTTACTAGGAGACACTATCCAGTACATGAAAGAGCTTCAACAACGtgtaaaagttcttgaaaaagaaataaaaaataacccTAGCAAAAGATCATTGGCAGCAAAAGTTCCTTCGGATGTTTCATTGTCCGAAGGAAGTGATTATAGTAGCAATGAGGAAGACATAGTGCCAGAGATCAACGTAAGAATATCTGATAAAAGTGCACTTATTGACATTTATTGCAACAAACAAGGTGGAGTTGTTGGAAGAATACTGTCGGAAATGGAGAGATTGCATCTTTCAGTCCGTGACATGAATATAATGTCATTTTCTCGTACTAGTCTGGACATATCCGTTGTAGCTGAG ATGGAGAATGGATTCGATGTAAATGTTGAAGACATTGTAAAGGCCCTTCAAAGCAAACTTTCAGGGGAAATCCATTATATTGTTTGA